The DNA region GGACAATTGCTCCGAATATGTCAGGAGGAAAGCTCCCGGCATTTCCCGGAATGAATATACATACATACAGCATTAACTGTACGGTGCTGAATAACAGCGTGATCAGAAGTATTCCGCCAATGAGATACAAATTCCGTTTTGTTGTAGTATAAATACTCCTCAATATCAGGAAATCATAGATGAATATCAGGAACGTAAGACCGAAAAAACTCCCCGTGTTGTAAAGCAAGGATATATACTGTGGGGAAGAACTTACAAAACCAAACATTTCTCCCCCCATCATCTTGAGATACAGGGGAGAAAACAATGGCAGCACGAACATCAGTGTGATGAAAGCCGCAAGACATAAAGACGTCTGCCAGTTCATATAGCTCTTTTGCTGCATAATCTTGTTTTTAGAAGTAAAAGTAGCCATTTAGATACAATTTATCATCATCTGATGAGAACAAAATTTTATTTTCACACGCCAACCAGCCTATGGGCATACTCAGTTCTTTGTCCGAGAATTGGCTTTTCTCTTTCAACTCCATATAAGTTAGTCCATGTGCATTGTTCATTAGTTGTAATACTATACCTGCATTAACTGCAATTTTTTTATTCATCATATTTATTGTTTTTACGTTTTTTCACCATATAGAACAGCGAAGGAATCACATAAAGTGTCAGGACAGTAGAGGTGATGATACCTCCGATAGTGACCAATGCCATCGGCGTGCGGAAAGCTGCACCTGCGCCTCCACCGAACTCAAGTGCATT from Bacteroides sp. MSB163 includes:
- a CDS encoding winged helix-turn-helix domain-containing protein translates to MMNKKIAVNAGIVLQLMNNAHGLTYMELKEKSQFSDKELSMPIGWLACENKILFSSDDDKLYLNGYFYF